The Plasmodium yoelii strain 17X genome assembly, chromosome: 8 genome includes a region encoding these proteins:
- a CDS encoding fam-c protein: MNIKIYSLVTVFSYIISIVTIHCFKNNADLNKYVKKNKKVDDEYKINNIDINNNEKFRYRNLSECTVENNYILGSTKIQESSDDKKSKGFNFFKCFNIFKRDKKNQSSDNNECLPEEVLEWNDFLHSLFEGDQEGLMSILHIKEKLEKSHSNNNESIPRIKLRYGIVLGDSIPKNKEKFENKSSNNNESLSMITSVMKVADRCYYLKNPEHLKLLLDSKQL; this comes from the exons atgaatataaaaatatatagtttagTTACCGTTTTTTCTTATATCATTTCGATAGTAACAATACactgttttaaaaataat GccgatttaaataaatatgtcaagaaaaataagaaagtagatgatgaatataaaataaacaatatagatataaataacaatgaaaaatttagatatagAAATCTTTCAGAATGTACCGtagaaaataattacatTTTAGGTTCTACCAAGATTCAAGAATCTTCAGATGATAAAAAGTCTAAAggatttaatttttttaaatgttttaatatatttaaaagagataaaaaaaatcaatcTTCAGATAACAATGAATGTCTTCCTGAGGAAGTATTGGAGTGGAATGATTTTTTGCATAGCCTGTTTGAAGGTGATCAAGAGGGCTTAATGTcaatattacatataaaagaaaaattagaaaaaagcCACTCAAATAACAATGAATCTATTCCTAGGATAAAATTACGATATGGAATTGTTCTAGGTGACAGTAttccaaaaaataaagaaaaatttgaaaacaAATCTTCAAATAACAATGAATCTCTTTCTATGATAACATCGGTGATGAAGGTTGCGGATCGTTgctattatttaaaaaatccaGAACATTTAAAGCTTTTATTAGATTCTAAACAACTATAA
- a CDS encoding fam-a protein, with protein MNKIYIKIALALLSVAGYMQNIAFASEYAPSVNSSTEVKEYIFIEPNEAEQAEYIMDEALDLVQQHAKHTDDYELYYKEDEGAIIYFKSVNGTEIGKLELTIPNPDSYSDIVNMLWDPNGAKNFDNSFVNGKFSRIYNKNLVIRQQRYEGLVKLWHVYYYALASKYELSEDTTVIVLASSNVNDGDNRTFETYVNPIVKSARSFNPEVHSEEDIKIGRLYKTYINLVGFIIKKEDDCVKITNISSIDHCLLPDTPEKAIRKLTAKRMLNMINLRDIF; from the exons atgaataaaatatatattaagatTGCTTTGGCACTTTTAAGTGTAGCCGGatatatgcaaaatataGCATTTGCAAGCGAATATGCTCCAAGCGTCAATTC TTCAACTGAAGTTAAAGAATACATATTTATCGAGCCTAATGAAGCTGAACAAGCAGAATATATTATGGACGAAGCGTTAGATCTTGTACAACAACATGCCAAACATACAGATGACTACGAGTTATACTATAAGGAAGATGAAGGagcaattatatattttaagagcGTAAACGGTACCGAAATTGGAAAACTTGAACTTACAATCCCTAACCCTGATAGT taTTCTGATATAGTAAACATGTTATGGGATCCTAATGGCGCAAAGAACTTTGATAATTCATTCGTTAATG gaaaatTTTCTCGaatatacaataaaaatttagTAATTAGACAACAACGTTACGAAGGTCTTGTTAAACTATGGCAcgtatattattatgcattAGCCAGCAAATATGAA ttATCAGAAGACACAACCGTAATAGTCTTGGCTTCATCAAATGTGAATGATGGTGATAACAGAACCTTTGAAACATATGTAAATCCTATCGTAAAAAGTGCAAGATCATTCAATCCTGAAGTTCATTCTGAAGAAGATATTAAAATTGGAAGATTATacaaaacatatattaacTTAGTAGGATTCATCATTAAAAAGGAAGACGATTGTGTTAAAATTACCAATATCAGCTCT aTTGATCATTGTCTTCTTCCTGATACCCCAGAAAAGGCTATTAGAAAATTGACAGCCAAGAGAATGTTAAATATGATCAATTTAAGGGAtatcttttaa